A window of the Serratia sarumanii genome harbors these coding sequences:
- a CDS encoding acyltransferase family protein: MSKERSLSFDFLKGLLILLVIVGHLLPGSADVGLRGAIYYFHMPLFLGVTGYFVRRYFLDGGVISVLKKYQWRMIIPYMLAFVVYSVYSLYSSEEVGLKQFIGLFLYPYYHLWYIPAVIIFVLYTMVIYKSNFLIGFFLFTSAVLSIVWYCYADTLENQYAWLKFIGDKRFYYYYSFFLLGFLIGDKNFHGNPLALFAIALVVGILGYYEPNGALLDAASWFAFNAALLLLMVSLCKRLKLRIEGFVVKMGQVSLPIYLWHVLPILLVGAMVDKDTLGFYLSVTAIIFALVIIFIRLRGKSRFIDSFFYGERANWLPAEK; the protein is encoded by the coding sequence ATGTCTAAAGAAAGAAGCTTGTCGTTTGATTTTTTGAAAGGGTTGCTTATCTTGCTCGTCATCGTGGGACATTTATTGCCAGGCAGCGCTGATGTCGGTTTGCGTGGGGCAATATATTATTTCCATATGCCGCTTTTTCTAGGGGTGACGGGCTACTTTGTTCGGCGTTATTTTCTTGATGGCGGCGTGATTAGCGTGCTGAAAAAGTATCAGTGGCGCATGATAATTCCTTATATGTTGGCATTCGTTGTTTACAGCGTTTATTCTCTTTACTCCTCAGAAGAAGTAGGTTTAAAGCAGTTCATCGGTCTATTCCTTTACCCCTACTATCATCTTTGGTATATCCCAGCAGTGATCATATTCGTGCTATATACTATGGTCATTTACAAGAGTAATTTCTTAATTGGTTTCTTTCTGTTCACTTCCGCGGTGTTATCTATTGTCTGGTACTGTTACGCCGACACGCTGGAAAACCAATATGCCTGGCTGAAATTCATTGGTGATAAGCGTTTCTATTATTACTACTCCTTCTTTTTATTAGGTTTCCTGATCGGGGATAAGAATTTTCACGGTAACCCGCTGGCGTTGTTCGCTATCGCGTTGGTCGTAGGCATATTAGGGTACTATGAACCGAACGGGGCACTGCTGGATGCCGCCTCATGGTTTGCATTTAATGCTGCGCTGTTGCTGTTGATGGTGAGTTTGTGTAAACGCCTGAAGCTGAGAATTGAGGGCTTTGTGGTCAAAATGGGGCAGGTATCTCTACCTATTTATCTTTGGCATGTGTTACCCATTTTGCTTGTCGGAGCAATGGTCGATAAGGATACGTTAGGTTTTTATCTCAGCGTAACGGCCATTATTTTCGCTCTGGTCATCATATTTATCCGCTTGCGTGGCAAAAGCAGATTTATCGACTCTTTCTTTTACGGAGAAAGGGCCAACTGGCTACCTGCCGAAAAATAG
- the yccX gene encoding acylphosphatase yields the protein MTQVCIAAYVYGVVQGVGFRYSTQRQAEALGVTGYARNLDDGSVQVVACGTQAQVDKLLEWLKQGGPRSARVERVLVEPQGLADYSGFGIRY from the coding sequence ATGACACAAGTTTGCATTGCTGCGTATGTGTATGGCGTGGTGCAGGGGGTTGGGTTTCGCTATTCCACCCAGCGGCAGGCCGAGGCGTTGGGGGTGACAGGCTATGCGCGCAATCTCGATGACGGCAGTGTTCAGGTGGTGGCCTGCGGCACACAGGCGCAGGTGGACAAGCTGCTGGAGTGGTTGAAACAGGGCGGCCCGCGCAGCGCGCGCGTCGAACGTGTGCTGGTGGAGCCGCAGGGCCTGGCTGATTACAGCGGGTTTGGCATTCGTTATTAA
- the tusE gene encoding sulfurtransferase TusE codes for MLEFEGQVIDTDAQGYLKNSADWHEGLAPLLAAQEEIVLTEAHWEVVRFVRDFYQEFNTSPAIRMLVKAMAQKYGEEKGNSRYLYRLFPKGPAKQATKIAGLPKPVKCI; via the coding sequence ATGTTGGAGTTTGAAGGTCAGGTTATCGACACTGACGCGCAGGGTTATCTGAAAAACAGCGCCGACTGGCATGAAGGGCTGGCGCCGCTGCTGGCCGCGCAGGAAGAGATCGTGCTCACCGAAGCACACTGGGAAGTGGTGCGTTTCGTGCGCGACTTCTATCAGGAATTTAATACCTCACCGGCTATCCGCATGCTGGTCAAAGCGATGGCGCAGAAATACGGCGAAGAAAAAGGCAACAGCCGCTATCTGTATCGCCTGTTCCCGAAAGGGCCGGCCAAACAAGCCACCAAAATCGCCGGATTGCCGAAACCGGTAAAATGCATTTGA
- the yccA gene encoding FtsH protease modulator YccA, producing the protein MDRIVVSSSSRDSLLSTHKVLRNTYFLLSLTLAFSALTATASTMLGLPAPGLLLMLVGFYGLMFLTHKLANSPAGILAAFALTGFMGYALGPILSSFLNAGAGDLIMLALGGTAAVFFCCSAYVLTTRKDMSFLSGMMMAGFVVLLVAVIANLFLQIPALHLAISALFILFSAGAILWETSNIIHGGETNYIRATVSLYVSLYNMFISLLSILGFARSN; encoded by the coding sequence ATGGACCGCATTGTCGTCTCATCTTCTTCGCGCGACTCGCTGCTCAGCACGCATAAAGTCCTGCGCAACACCTATTTCCTGTTATCCCTGACGCTGGCTTTCTCGGCGCTGACCGCGACCGCCAGCACGATGCTGGGGCTGCCGGCACCGGGCTTGCTGCTGATGCTGGTTGGTTTCTACGGCCTGATGTTCCTGACCCATAAACTGGCCAACAGCCCGGCAGGCATCCTGGCGGCGTTTGCGCTGACCGGTTTCATGGGGTATGCCCTCGGCCCCATTCTCAGCTCGTTCCTGAACGCCGGCGCGGGCGATCTGATCATGCTGGCGCTGGGCGGCACCGCAGCGGTGTTCTTCTGCTGCTCGGCGTATGTGCTGACCACCCGTAAAGACATGTCATTCCTGTCCGGCATGATGATGGCAGGTTTTGTGGTACTGCTGGTGGCGGTGATCGCCAACCTGTTCCTGCAGATCCCTGCCCTGCACCTGGCCATCAGCGCGCTGTTCATCCTGTTCTCCGCCGGCGCGATCCTGTGGGAAACCAGCAACATCATTCACGGCGGCGAGACCAACTACATTCGCGCCACCGTTAGCCTGTACGTGTCGCTCTACAACATGTTCATCAGCCTGTTGAGCATTCTGGGCTTCGCCCGCAGCAACTGA
- a CDS encoding winged helix-turn-helix domain-containing protein — protein sequence MKYIIDLCVIYDANACRLQLIDNDESSIRISNPASRLLIEMLTHPNIPLKREVLIKKVWEEYGFSGSSISLNVAVSEIRKAFKLLGRETSPIKTLAKVGFCFTAMIDIYPSPQATVNETPPSSASVPLSSFPSVAESHNTPPQKQVNIRAIAAICGAFIPLLFVAAFYPVEPPDQPRENLISLGKKDRCTLYSLDADKHIDDELEKRMVNQALEESGVDCIASKADIYFSSVKHTLTYNTFLGVCYLGSQDRYTQCVTYKILNGK from the coding sequence ATGAAATATATTATCGACCTCTGCGTGATCTATGACGCAAATGCGTGTCGTCTCCAACTCATTGATAACGATGAGTCATCGATACGGATATCCAATCCGGCCTCGCGCCTGTTAATTGAAATGCTGACTCATCCGAATATCCCATTGAAACGTGAGGTATTGATAAAAAAGGTATGGGAAGAGTATGGTTTTTCAGGCTCATCGATCAGCCTCAATGTGGCCGTCAGTGAAATAAGGAAAGCGTTCAAACTGCTGGGGAGAGAAACCTCGCCGATAAAGACCCTGGCGAAAGTCGGTTTTTGCTTTACCGCCATGATTGATATTTACCCATCACCGCAGGCAACCGTTAACGAAACTCCCCCTTCTTCCGCCTCAGTGCCGCTTTCGTCTTTCCCGTCGGTTGCCGAATCACATAACACGCCGCCGCAGAAACAGGTAAATATTCGCGCTATTGCCGCTATCTGCGGCGCATTTATTCCGCTGTTGTTCGTCGCGGCGTTCTATCCTGTTGAACCGCCTGATCAACCCAGAGAAAATTTAATCTCGTTAGGGAAAAAAGACCGCTGCACCTTGTATTCTCTGGATGCGGACAAGCATATTGATGACGAACTGGAAAAGCGCATGGTCAACCAGGCGCTAGAAGAGAGCGGTGTGGATTGTATAGCCAGTAAAGCGGACATCTATTTTTCCTCCGTAAAACACACGTTGACTTATAACACCTTCCTCGGTGTGTGTTATCTCGGCTCACAAGATCGATATACCCAGTGTGTTACCTACAAAATTCTCAACGGAAAATAA
- a CDS encoding response regulator transcription factor, protein MLSIGIVSENIFFREAMKRILAPRIFHKDHVIAYYDDLPLAMGRNCHDILIVDDAIKSLLRFSMAAALLSAIHGVKIFLTTEEKRRLLFRSVTRDVVVLDKRVRVPDMNKELSLLLANIAQHSALNGNVEGGAARNTKSCLTESELETLHLLSFGYTVTQVSRMLDKSVKTVSTQKCSALRKMGLKNRVHNLLDISSGFSAVI, encoded by the coding sequence ATGCTCAGTATCGGTATCGTATCTGAAAACATCTTTTTCAGAGAGGCGATGAAAAGGATATTGGCGCCAAGGATTTTTCATAAGGATCACGTTATTGCTTACTACGACGATCTGCCTTTGGCCATGGGGCGAAATTGCCACGATATTCTAATCGTCGATGATGCGATAAAAAGCCTGTTGCGTTTCAGCATGGCGGCAGCGTTATTGTCTGCTATTCATGGCGTGAAAATTTTTTTGACGACAGAAGAGAAGCGTCGTCTGTTATTTCGTTCTGTCACGCGTGATGTGGTGGTGCTCGATAAAAGAGTGCGAGTTCCCGACATGAATAAGGAATTGTCTTTGCTGCTGGCTAATATTGCGCAGCATTCTGCATTAAATGGAAACGTTGAGGGTGGGGCGGCCCGCAATACGAAAAGTTGCCTGACTGAAAGTGAATTGGAAACGCTTCATTTGCTTTCTTTCGGCTATACGGTGACCCAGGTATCCCGAATGCTTGATAAAAGCGTAAAAACGGTCAGCACGCAGAAATGCAGTGCATTACGCAAAATGGGATTGAAGAATCGGGTGCACAATTTATTGGACATTTCATCCGGTTTCTCGGCGGTTATCTAG
- a CDS encoding fimbrial protein: MMKKMLSVAIMAAAVAAPVAFAEDNSAGGVINFTGAITDTTCTINGGKSADFTVALSPISVTDAGNTVGPITKNKKSFSLTFSGCSPAAGTAGTPLKIYFSSADNISTDGKYLLNNSVNENDASVAKNVGFSLAETGSSTPIQLNVPYVTDIMGDKEAPDSETLTLDAYYYKTNAEAAKVGALSSNVTYTISYL, translated from the coding sequence ATGATGAAGAAGATGCTTTCTGTTGCAATCATGGCGGCCGCGGTCGCTGCGCCGGTGGCTTTTGCTGAAGACAATTCCGCCGGTGGCGTGATTAACTTTACCGGCGCCATTACCGACACCACCTGTACGATTAACGGCGGCAAGAGCGCGGATTTCACCGTAGCACTGAGCCCGATCTCGGTGACCGACGCGGGTAACACCGTCGGGCCAATCACCAAGAACAAGAAGTCCTTCTCGTTGACCTTCTCCGGCTGTTCGCCGGCGGCCGGTACCGCAGGCACCCCGCTGAAAATCTACTTCTCCTCCGCGGATAACATCTCCACCGACGGCAAATATTTGCTGAACAACTCGGTCAACGAGAACGACGCTTCCGTCGCGAAGAACGTAGGCTTCTCTCTGGCGGAAACCGGTTCTTCCACCCCGATCCAGCTGAACGTGCCTTATGTCACCGACATCATGGGCGACAAAGAGGCGCCGGATTCAGAAACCCTGACGCTGGACGCGTACTACTACAAAACCAACGCCGAAGCGGCAAAAGTGGGCGCTCTGAGCTCCAACGTGACTTACACCATTTCTTACCTGTAA
- a CDS encoding molecular chaperone — protein MKKYMMIAALMLGSVGAQANVVVNGTRVIYPANNKDVIVQLLNNGTDPSLVQAWIDDGDINSTPETANVPFLLSPPVVKVNGNSGQQLRIQKVGAALAADRESVFYLNVLDIPPTPENLQGTNTLQLAIKSRIKLFYRPQALTRGVENALEELTLQANGKGFNVINKSAYFITVANIGQGADKHLLVDSLMVAPFSTQFAASKRAVSKNARYDLMYIDDLGAYKSKAITAH, from the coding sequence ATGAAAAAATACATGATGATAGCGGCGCTGATGCTGGGTTCCGTTGGCGCGCAGGCCAATGTGGTGGTTAACGGCACGCGGGTGATCTACCCGGCAAACAACAAGGACGTGATTGTCCAATTGCTGAATAACGGTACCGACCCTTCGCTGGTTCAGGCCTGGATCGACGACGGCGATATCAATTCCACCCCGGAAACCGCTAATGTGCCGTTTTTGCTGTCGCCGCCGGTGGTGAAAGTGAACGGCAACAGCGGGCAGCAGCTGCGTATTCAGAAAGTCGGCGCCGCGTTGGCGGCGGATCGTGAATCGGTGTTCTACCTCAACGTGCTGGATATCCCGCCGACGCCGGAAAACCTGCAGGGCACCAATACGCTGCAGCTGGCGATCAAGTCGCGCATCAAACTGTTCTACCGCCCGCAGGCGTTAACCCGCGGCGTGGAAAATGCGTTGGAAGAACTGACGCTGCAAGCCAATGGCAAAGGCTTCAACGTCATCAATAAAAGCGCGTATTTCATTACGGTAGCGAATATAGGCCAAGGTGCGGACAAGCATCTGCTGGTTGATTCGCTGATGGTCGCGCCGTTTTCCACCCAGTTTGCCGCCAGCAAACGAGCGGTCAGCAAAAACGCCCGTTATGACCTGATGTATATCGACGATCTGGGGGCTTACAAGTCTAAAGCCATCACCGCACACTAA